A single genomic interval of Lathyrus oleraceus cultivar Zhongwan6 chromosome 7, CAAS_Psat_ZW6_1.0, whole genome shotgun sequence harbors:
- the LOC127103514 gene encoding uncharacterized protein LOC127103514: protein MILSVMLLLIKYAYNNTKSEYGKFTVSYVILFKDSDITFREDWNDLPIFDQLYKLILNKSEIYGSIEIKTIIIRIYLSDQRPCESPLLSYEEVGKYIFDSLNSNVVIEHKEPRKIRASKKKRIYSKFITTLKTGDKLRQHFIVANTETIMIKEKQNPYTEVHVPYAIGFLLVRSGNDICYNMIETYFSESYITHNVINAKKYTIKPLMRNNRLYEVVVFNDNKLIFNLRDSLTPLPRSLKDLAQNLCPHLRIKGPINHDDIKLDNLSSLKYQLIVITE, encoded by the exons ATGATATTGTCTGTTATGTTACTACTAATAAAATATGCATATAATAATACTAAGTCTGAATATGGTAAGTTCACAGTTAGTTATGTtatattgtttaaagatagtgATATAACCTTTAGAGAAGATTGGAATGATTTACCTATATTTGACCAATTATATAAACTTATATTAAATAAAAGTGAGATATACGGATCGATTGAAATAAAAACTATCATTATAAGAATATATCTTTCTGATCAAAGACCTTGCGAATCACCTTTATTGTCCTATGAAGAGGTGGgaaaatatatatttgatagcTTAAACAGCAATGTTGTTATTGAACATAAAGAACCGCGAAAAATACGAGCATCTAAAAAGAAGCGTATTTATAGTAAATTTATAACAACACTCAAAACAGGTGATAAACTAAGGCAACATTTCATTGTTGCTAATACCGAAACTATTATGATCAAGGAAAAACAAAACCCTTACACGGAAGTACATGTCCCTTACGCTATTGGATTCTTATTAGTAAGATCCGGTAATGATATATGTTATAATATGATTGAGACATATTTCAGTGAAAGTTACATAACTCATAACG TTATAAATGCTAAGAAGTACACAATAAAACCACTTATGAGAAATAATAGGCTATACGAGGTTGTCGTATTTAATGATAATAAACTTATATTTAATCTAAGGGATTCCTTAACTCCGCTCCCGCGTTCTCTTAAAGATTTAGCTCAAAATCTCTGTCCTCACTTAAGAATTAAGGGTCCAATCAACCATGACGATATAAAACTAGATAATCTAAGTTCACTCAAATATCAATTGATAGTAATAACTGAGTGA